In one window of Nodosilinea sp. PGN35 DNA:
- a CDS encoding DUF3038 domain-containing protein: MHSIKAQLDLVLLALEALTGLGSDAMLAAANDLGVSDLLSDRVNLWRLRQASPLRKGQGRKKLDVDEARALVLVSCHLAANHRDPIRQAVARLEQALGQGQAPHRAAQLGDYLDAFSNAYQDRMEGDQTATTDELTTLGLKLLVDLLFYSGSGGQRKLWAALLDRTQT; the protein is encoded by the coding sequence TTGCACAGCATCAAAGCTCAGCTCGACCTGGTGCTGCTGGCCCTGGAAGCCCTCACTGGCCTGGGCTCTGACGCCATGCTGGCGGCGGCAAACGACCTGGGGGTGTCGGATCTGCTGAGCGATCGTGTCAACCTGTGGCGCTTGCGCCAGGCCAGCCCCCTGCGCAAGGGCCAGGGCCGTAAAAAGCTCGATGTGGACGAAGCCCGCGCCCTGGTGCTGGTAAGTTGCCATCTGGCAGCTAACCACCGCGATCCCATTCGGCAGGCCGTGGCGCGGCTAGAGCAGGCCCTGGGGCAGGGGCAGGCTCCCCACCGCGCAGCTCAGCTGGGCGACTACCTCGACGCCTTTAGCAACGCCTACCAAGACCGCATGGAGGGCGACCAGACCGCCACCACCGACGAACTCACCACCCTGGGGCTAAAGCTGCTGGTGGATCTGCTGTTCTACAGTGGCAGCGGTGGTCAGCGGAAGCTGTGGGCGGCCCTGCTGGATCGCACTCAGACTTGA
- a CDS encoding Uma2 family endonuclease has product MTQAETQIRWTIHDLEVLPQGEGTRYEIIDGELFVTRSPHRRHQQAAGRVFAVLDSWSTETGLGEAIPAPGIVLSDADSVIPDMAWVSNERLALIEDDAGHLIDFPELVVEVLSPGPSNIRRDRQAKLKLYSIRGVQEYWICDRFTRQVEVYRRQAAQLVLSATLFSQDALTSPLLPGFSCPVEHLFSP; this is encoded by the coding sequence ATGACCCAGGCAGAGACGCAAATTCGCTGGACGATTCACGATCTGGAGGTGCTACCCCAGGGCGAAGGTACGCGCTATGAAATTATCGACGGAGAGTTATTTGTGACTCGATCGCCCCACCGTCGTCACCAGCAGGCTGCTGGCAGAGTTTTTGCGGTTTTAGACAGCTGGTCTACTGAAACTGGCCTAGGCGAAGCGATCCCAGCTCCAGGCATTGTCTTGTCCGATGCTGATAGCGTAATTCCCGATATGGCATGGGTCAGCAACGAACGGCTGGCGTTGATTGAAGACGACGCTGGGCACCTGATCGATTTTCCGGAGCTGGTGGTTGAGGTGCTGTCACCGGGGCCTAGCAACATTCGCCGTGACCGCCAGGCCAAGCTTAAGCTCTACTCCATTCGGGGTGTTCAAGAATATTGGATTTGTGACCGGTTTACTCGGCAAGTCGAAGTCTACCGCCGCCAGGCTGCTCAATTGGTTTTAAGTGCTACTTTATTTAGCCAAGATGCCTTAACCTCACCGTTGTTGCCGGGGTTTAGCTGCCCAGTAGAGCATCTGTTCAGCCCTTAA